The window TGGTAACTCGGGCCTTTTCGTTGGCCGGGAACGTGACCAGGGAGACTTCCCAGAGGTCCAGCTCGGTCAGGGTGCGAACCTCGGTATCGCGGTCGTAGGCCCATTGCTTGGACACGAAGCCAATGGACAGGCCGTTGAGCGCACCCAGTTTGAGCAGCGCATAGGCCTCCTTCCCGCGGGTGGTGTCCAGCGCAAGCTGCCCCTTGATCCGCAGCCCTTTCGCGTCCTCGACCATCTCGGTCCAGACACCGATCGGCTCGGTGGCATCGTGCTGCCACAGCATGGCCGGCATAGTGCCATCGGACTTGTGCTGCGCCAGCGTTGCCGCGAAGGCACCCTTGGCGATCACGTCGTCGTAGTTGTCGCGGACGCCGAACACGGAGCCGTAGCCCTCAACGGTCCCGTCGTCGCCCGTGGCCTTGAGCTGCAGCGCGAAGTTGCGGATCTCCCGGCCACCGACGGCGCTGCGGCGCTCAAGCATTGCCCGTCTGATCATTGCTGTTTCCTTGTTTGGTGGTCGTGTTGAGCGGCGTCAGCGGCTCATCCAGGCCAGGCAGCGGCTCTTTGCCGTCCTCGTCCCGGATCTCGTTCCGGGTATAGATGCCCATCTCGGCCATCGTGCGCGCCCAGACCGCGCGATCCTTCATCGAACCGGCCAGGAGGTAGCGCACGTCGAACTCCGCATAGAGCGGGCCGGCGCCGTCGAGCAGCATCTCGTCCATCCGCTGTGTCCAGGCGCGATGCCAGGGCGCCAGTGTGTGCTTGACGTGCCCCGCGAAGAAGGCCTCCGAACTGGCGAAGGTGGCCGTCTTGTCCGAGTGGCCGACCATGATCGGGAAGACCCCGTAGGCCCGGCAGATCTCCTCGACCTGGAGGCGGCGCGTCTCGACGCTCTGGGCGTCCACGCCGGACAAGGCCGTGCTCATCCACTTGGCGTCACGGTCCAGCACCAGCGGGTTCCCCGCGTTCTCCGGGCCGCCCTGGCGCTTGATCCAGTCCGTCAGGCGATCATGCTGCTCAGGAGTCAGCGTGCCCGTGACCGTGTAGGTGCCACTCGGCCGCAACCCGTTGCCATGCATCGCCGCCTGACTCCTCTCCGTCGCCATCGCCAGCCCGATGGCGGAGCGTGCCAGCGTGACCGCGTTCATGCTCTTGACCCAGTCCCACTGCAGACCATTCAGCACGAAGACATCCTCTGGCTCGAATTCGCCGATCAGCCCGAATTCGTCCCAGCAACGGTACCGAACCTCATAGCGCGAAATGCGGCGCACATCCCACTGGCCGGGCTGCACAGGGATCAGCTCGCGCACGCGCCGATTGTCGCCACGCACCTTGATCGACAGGCCCGCGCCGGTCAGCGCAGCATGCACCGTCATCTGGCGTCGCCATTCAAACGACGTCTGCCATTCATTCGGTCGCCGTGCCAGCAGGCGATACTCCGGGATGTTGATCGCCTTCTCACGCTGGCCGTCCGCCTTTTCGCGGTAGACGGTCAGGTTCGGCGTCGCGCAACCGTCCGCGATGGCTTTGACGCACGCCAGGACCGTGGCGACCTGCAGCGCCGTCTTGTCCGTGACGACCACGCCGGCAATCCGCCCACCGCTCACGCCGTCGATCATCCCGGCGATCTGGTCGTAGGTCAGCGCGGCAGCGCGCCGCTCCAGCCCCCTGCTCAGGACACCCATTAGCGCGCCCCTCGCGCTGCCAGCACGCCAGCGGCAATCGCAAGAGATCCGCCCGTGATAAAGCCGGCGGGCAGATACACCAAGCCGGCACCGAAGGCGACCGCAGCTGCGCCGCCGGCCATCAGCGCGTCAGGCAACCAGGCCGAGGCGATCTCGCCAGCCTTCAGCAGGATCTCGTTCAGTCGTTTCATTGCGGTTCATCCCAGAAGGATCGCCCCTTCGGGCCAGGGTTCAGGCTCATCAGGTGAGCCGCATCGAACAGCGCCATCAGCGGGTCAATCTTTGCTGTGCCACTGGCCTGCTTCGTGATCAGGATGCCGTTCGCCCGCTGCTCGACCCGGGCATTGCTCACGCTCCAGGCCATCATCGGCTGGCTACCGTGCTCGAAGGTGCCGTCGGCCAACTTGCGCTCCACCGTCTTGATCGTGCCGCCCAGCTTCCAGCCCTGTGAGATGCCGACCAGCAGTTCCGCAGGAACGCCGGCAGTGACCAGGTCATCGTCGAAATTGACCCCACTCGGGTCCATTCCGACCTTGTCCAGTAGCTCGGTGGCATAGATCTGGGCCACGATGGCTACCAGTTGCTCGATGTCCTCGCCAATCTCCTGGACGATGACCAGGTCTCCGGCCCGCTCGAAGTCCAGGAACCGCGGCGCCTCGGACTGCCGGCGCTCGAGAACAGACGGATGGGCCCATGCCCGTCCCCAATGCAGCCACCGGCTGGTCCCGGCCTCGCGCCCGATGATGCCCAGCCCGAGCAAATCGTCTAGGCCGCCGCCATCAATCCCGACATCCACCACTTCGCTGCGCGCCAGCAGGCCTTCCAGCGAAAGCGCGGAGTTTCCGCGCGACAGCCAGAAGTTGGCGCCGGCCCAGCGGTCGGACCGGAGGTTCAGCCCAATCTCGACATTCAGGTGCTTCGCCAGGAACTGCTGGAAGGTGCCATCCGTCTTGGCGCGGTTCTTCCGTAGCTGGTCCTCCAGCCACTCGGCACTGACCGATCGCCCGATGTTCGGGTTCGTGATGTAGAAGTTCGCCGGATCGAGGTAGGCCTTCGACTCGATCATGGCCGCGGGGAACTCGTACAGCACCCCAAGCGACTTCCGGTCGTCTATCTTCCCGTCGCGCACGTCGCGGTAGTAGGCGAGTTTCTCCTTGAACACGCCTGCTGGCGGCTCGTCGCTCTGCGTGGTGAGGTAGATCACCCACCCCTCTTCGCGCGACACCTGGCCGCCGGTGGCTTCCATGAACATGGATTCGGCGTCTTTGCGGGAGCCGAACAGCCAGTGTTCGTCGACCAGGATGCGCCCCGACTTCTTGCCCGAAACCGTATCCGTGTCGGCGGCCACCACCTTGAGGGTGGCGCGGCTCACACGGTGTGTGATCGTGCGGATATGGTCCTGGATGTGGAACAGCGCGGCCAGCTCATCGTCGGCCCGGATCATGCCAGCGGCCGGCTTGAAGCTGTTGTCGGCCACCTCCTTGGTCGGCGCCAGGATCAGGTGCTCTTCTTCCTCTCGCCAACACAGAATGACGGCGGTCAGCATGATGCCGGCCGCGATCGTTGACTTGGTGTTCTTCTTGCTGATCAGCAGGAAGAACTCCCGTATGAGCTGCTTGCCGGTCTCCGCGTCATAGCCGCCGAAGATGGCGGCTACGAAGTCGAATACCCATTGTTCGCTGCACTCGCCGAACGTCGGCTTGCCGGGCAGGTCGACGACGCGCAGCTCCTTGAAGATCGCCAGGGCCTGTTCGGCCTGGTCGGGAAAGATCGGCGGCGGGATGATCGACTCCCCCCGGATCAGGCGTTCCTCCCAATCCGGGCAAGCTGTCGTCCACTCCATGGTCACACCTTCCTGCCGCCATTTGCCACGAGCTTGGGCGGCGCGGCCTGCCCGAACCGACTGGCAACCTTCTTGGCCTCCTCGTCCTTCTGCTCCTTCTTCCCACCCTCGCCCAGCTTCTTGTGCATGAAGGGCATCAGCGCCTTGGCTGCGTCGATACGCTGCCTGGGGTCTAGCTCCAGGTCGTTCATCGCGGCGATCAGGAACGCCTTGGGGTCCTTATGCGCGAGCGCCGCACCCAGGTCGAACGCCGGCGCCGGCTTCGGCGGCGGCTCGACCGGGGCCGCCACCTTCTTGCCACCCTTGTGGCGACTGGCGATGTAGGCCGCCACCTCCGGGTCTTTAACAAGGCGCGACCCCGCTGCCGAGGCCGTCTTGACGCTGTAGCCCGCCGCGATTGCCGCGTCCTTATTGGATTTCCCGGCGATAACGGCATCGGCGAACACCCGCCTCTTGCCTGTTAAAGCCATTAACAAATCTCCTGAAGGGGGAAATTTTCTGTGCGTGAGGGAACGTGCGGTTTCCGGCCGGAAAGGCCCCAGAGATTGAAGCCCCCCCCACCCCGGCGCCTAGAAGTGCGCGATTCGGCGCACCCAGGCCCACAGACCGCGCGGGTCGCGTCGCACGAGCCGAACGCGCACCCCTTTCTGCAGCACCGCGTCCACTTTTGCGCCGTCAGGCTCAAGCCCGTGCCAATAGGCAAAGGCGTAGACGCAGCGCGCGTACAACAGCGCCCACCACGCAATGCGAACGCTCACCATGACCACCGGGCCGGGGCTCATGCCCGCCTCCGCCGTGTCTGACCAAAGTCCGTCGCCGTCTTCTTGGCGTGGCAGCCATCCGGCCCGGCGCACAGCACCTGGCAGTTCTCGTCGGTGTCGGCACCACCCTGCGACAGCGGCACGCGGTGGTCCAGCTCGAACCCTGCGGGGAATGCCGTCACCTGGCCACAGCCGGCGCAAGTCGGATCGTTCGTCCAGATCCGCAGCCGCCGTGCCTGTAGCTTCCGGCCGGCCATGCGTTGCTCGCTCTGGGTTGGCGCCATCGCCTTGTGCGGACGCGCTGCCATTGGAAGCCTCGCACCCAGCATGGGGATACGCGTCTTCTGCTTCATGGTGCGGTGGTCCTGGTGTAGAAAGCGCCTGCCGAGTGGCAGGCAAACCCAGCGGGATGCCAGGAGGAGACAACTGGAATGGGGCGCCGGAATGCAAAAAAACCCGCGAGGTTTTCACCTGGCGGGCTTGGACGCAATTCTTCCGTGTATCGAATTGACGCCTATATTACTCACCTTTTGAGCAGTCGCCTAGCACTATGCTGCAGCGGCCTCGAGGAAGCCGGCACCTCGCAGCGCATCATCGGCAAGGTATAGGGCGAGATCCTCTTGCCCCTTGATTCCGTTGATGCCCTTGGTACCACGTAGGTACTGGCGCAGCTTCGCATCGTGGCTGGTGGCTGTGCGCCGGCTCACGCCGCACTTGTCGGCCAGCGCTTCCATTGTCACCTTTCGCCCGAACGCATCCTTGTCGGCGCCGAAGTAGCGCTCGATGAGAAAGCGGCGAAGCTGGCGATGGGAGACGCAACCGGCCAGCACGGATACCAGCTCCTCCGTCAGGTAGACGATTGCCAGCTCCCATTCCTGATTGCGTCGACGGCCGCTGCAGCATGAACTGCGGCAGTCGCAGGGCAACCACGCGGGCGAGAAGCGCGCCACTAGGATGGCGACATGCAGGCCCGAAAGCGCATTGTCCAGGCGCTCGCGCAGCATTCCGGCCTGGCCGGCGCCATCATTCCCCACCAAGCCCTTTCCGCTGCCGACATGCCCCCGCATCAGCTTCGCCATCGGCGTCAGCGCGTACTGCTGGGTCGAGTACGAGAACGCGAAGCGAAGCGCGCTACGGCTGTCCGTGAATAGCTGTTCCAACTGATTCCCCTTTGCTATTGCTGCGCCCGTACGCCTTGGAGCCACCGCATATACGGCAGGCGCACGCTCACATGAAATTTCGCCTCGGCGGCCGGCAGGTGATCCAGATCCGCCCGAGACGCCACGCCGCAGACTGCCCGCACAAACCCGGCGGCCTCGTCTGCATTGCGGCACGGCTCCCCGGAGCGTGCTGCGACGAACCGCCAGAATTCAGCGCTCGCGCACCACATCCCTGCCAGCTTCGCCAGCGCGCCACCCTTCCCTGGCGCCGTCATACCGCCTTACCCATGCCGAACATCGCCCGTACCACCTCATGCTGCGGGGTCACGATCCCATCGCGCATGCGCCGGCGGATCACAGTCCGCTCGATGATTGCCTTGTAGCGCAAGGGATCCTCTTCCTTCATCCGGCGCATGCGATCGCGCTGGCGTGCCGCGTTGGAGATGGGAGCCGGGCGCGGCACGTCCTTGCCAGGGAACGGCAGCCAAAGGGGCGCCGGCCAGCCGCTGGTATGGCGTTGCCAGCCCGCGTGGTGCGCCTGCCCGGCCGCCCGGCGGTCGCGCATCATCTTGTCAATCCGCGTGCGTGAGGCCCCGGTCAGCTGCGCCAGCTCGTGCACGCTGCGGGGCCGGCGGTCGGCGCAGAGTTTCACCACGTAGGACCAGACCGCCGACCGGTTCCCCGTGAATGCCTTCGGGCCCAGGCCCATCTTCTGCGCCTTGTCTTGGATCGCATGCGCCGAGCGGCCGAGGCGGGCGCCAATCTCCCGCAGGGATAGGTCTCCCCGATCATGAAGTGTGCGAAGCAGATCCATCTCTTCTTCAGTCCAGTGTTTCGCCATCCTCATTCCCCTTTCACCAGCGCCACCGCCTTGACGATCGCCAGCCGCGCCGCCGCAGCTGCCTCGCTCCAATGCCCGACAGGAAGCGGCTCCCGCATCTGGGGTGCAATCGGCGTCTTCGCCGTCGCGTGCCTGTCCGTCCCGACATCTACAGACATGCACATCCGCACCTGAAGCGCGAAAGCCTCGGCGTTGCTGTCCAGCGGCGCGAAGTACCGCCACGGGCCACCGGGCTCGCGCACGTGCACCACCACCAGGTCACGCGCCCGGAAGCGGCGCACCTCGTAGCCGGCCGCCGCCGCAGCGCGCTCGGTCAGCTGCAGCTCGCTCTCGGCCAGGAAGCGGGGCCCAGTCACCGGAGCCCCCACACCGCGGCGCCGAGCATCACTGCCATGGTTGCCGCCACCCACAGGTTCATCAGGTCGTCCATCTGCCTCCCCTACTTCGTCTCTTTGATCGCAAACCCGAGCGCTGCCATCAGGTGGCGCTTGATCCGATAGGCCTCTGTGATCGCGCCCTTGCTGTCCTCGATCGTGTCCAGTTCGGCGCCGGCCTCCCGGTACACGAAGTCAGCCACATAGCGCAGCGGCGGCCTCTTCCGGCCCTGAATCACGACTGCCGGCGCCAGCTCGAAGGCCACCTGGCGCCGCAGGCCGCCGATCAGCCCGGCACGCTCCATCAGCCGGAGGTGGCTGTACCGCTCCATCTCGCGCTGGCTGTCAAACTTCTCGCCGTTCAGCGTGACGCGGCGGTTTCCGTACTTGCTCTTGCCGCGCGCCGCGCCGCTCGCATGTCCGATGCCAGCTTGACCGCCGCCGGCCGCCCCCTGTGCTTCTCCACCTTCTCCAGGAACTCGGTCACCCGCCCGTCCGGCAGCGGCGCCAGCCAGCGCACCTCGCACTCGTGCCGCCACACCTCGTCCGATCGCATTGCGCCGCCCCGTCATGCCGTTGCATCCAGCGGCGGATGGCCGTAGAAGTACTCGTGGACGCTGGCATAGGCCGACGACTTTGTGCGCAGCAGGTCGGCCAGCAGAGCCTGGCGCCACGGACCGTCCCCGGCGTTCTTGAAGACGCCAACCTTGTAGCGCTGGAACTCCTCGCCCGGCTTCCTGGCCCGCCACACGTCGGCGCCCTTCGCCTCGATGCCGGGGGCGGTCTCCCACCAGGCCGCATCGCTGCCCACCGGCGCGCCGCCAGCTGCGGCTGGCTGCTGGGGCGCGGCCTCGTCGAGCCAGCGTGCGCCGTTCAACCAGGTTGCCGGGTGCGGGATGAACTTGCCCTTCTCCTCGCGCCACTCGGGCTGTGCCGCCTGCTTCGCGATGGCGGCAAGCAGCATCTCCAGCTTGCCCTCGTCGACTTGCAGCTTGGCGAAGGCCTTCTCGGCGTCTGCCTTGGCGGCCTTCTTCGGGTAGGCCTGCCAGAACCGGTCGAACAACGCCGACGACTTTGCAGCCTTGCCGCCCCTCGCGGGTGCGCCCTGACGGTTCCCTGATGGTTCCTTTGTAGGTTCTTTACGGTTAGGGTGCATCTCCTGCGGGGGTCCCCCGCATTTGCTGCGGGGGTGGGGTGCATCTCCTGCGGGGGTGTGGTGCATATCCTGCGGGGGTGCATTTCCTGCTGGGGTGCGCGCCGTGCGGGGGTGCATTTCCTGCGGGGGTGAATATTCTGCGGGGGTGACGGTGTAGCTGGTGCTGCGACCAGTCGTCCGCTTCGTCTGCAGCGCGCCGGCATCTTCCAACCACTTGATTGCGGTCTGCACGGCCCGCTCGCTCGCGCAAACCCGCTTGGCGATCGTTGCAATGGCCGGCCAGCATACGCCCTGGTCATTGGCGTTATCCGCCAGCGAGATCAGCACGGCCTTCTGGGCGATCGACATCCCCTCCAGGGGCCAGCACTGGGACATGATGATCGTGCTCATGGGAGGCATCCCCTCATCCGAGGGATAACTAGTTGCAGCCTGCACATGCCACATTTGATTCGCCATTGAAGGCGCACATAGGAGACAGTGATGGCTGACGACCTGAAGAAGAAGGACGGGCGCGACCGCGCGAAGGTGAACAAGAGCGAAGCCTGGGAAGTCAACCAGGTAGCTAAAAAGCATGGCGTGACGCCAGCAGTAGTGAAGAAGGCGTTGGAGAAAGTTGGCCCCGTTCGAACTCGCGTTGAGCAGGAAATCAAGAAGAGCAAGTAGTTCATCGCGCGGCCACCTCCAGGATGCCGCACTCAAAGAGCCGCCCTATCGTCTTCCGATGGGCGGCTTCCCACATTTGCTCGCGCTCGACACGCGTCATGCGCCGGCCCTGATCAAGTTCCGCATGACACGTGTAGCAAAGCGCTGCGATGCGATAGTCATGGGCCTTGATCCCGCGCCCCTTGCCGTCACGCAGCTGGTTTGAATGCGCCGCCACCACCGTGCCGTCCTGGCTGTTGCAGTGCTGGCACGGGAAGGACCGGACGGCCTCGAGGAGCCTCTGGCTACGGAACATCATCAGAACAAGCTCCCTTGCGGATGCGGCCGGCGAACCGGGCGAATCGTGCGGCCGGTGACCTTGCACGGGCGCGCCGGCGCCTGCTCAAGCTGGCCCAGCTTCTGCCGCAGCTCATTGACACGCCCGCTCACTGTGTTGATCGCCAGGCCCGTCGCCTTGCAGATCTCCTGCAGCGAGTAGTCCCGCGGCCAGACGCCGATGGCCTCCATGATTTCCTGCTGGATCCGCCCCAGTTCGCCGGAGGCGCGCATCCGGTCATAGCTCCTGATGCTGGTATCCGCCACTGCGGTATGCATGTCGCCCTCCTATGCAGCTTTGGCCTTAGCCGGCCGGTACTTCTCGTCCTTGAACCCCGCGTTCCACTCCAGGTGCGCGTCGCTACCCGGCGGCCAGTGGGGGTTATCCTCGGGCTCAAGGCCCAGGCGGAATGCCTCAGCCCCTGCCTCGCGCACCACAGCGCGCGGCATCAATTCGTGGAGCATGTGTGCCCTCCCTCGTGGTAGCCCCGCCGCGGCGCCTCGCCGGCCTCGCGGGGAAAATTCAGATGCAACGCGGCCAGAAGCCTGTCCAGGCAGTCACTGCCCAGACCAAGCCATGACGCCATGGCATCGACGCTGGCGCGCTCGTGCAGCAGCAGCGCGCGCGCCTTGCCGCTCGCCCACAGCACCCGCTCCTCGCGGAACTGCTCGCGAGCCACGAGAACCAGGTCCAGGAGCCAATGCGATACGCATGCAGCGAGGAGCGCGCATTCAGCACTCGCCCAACGGCCTTCCCGATGGTGCGGCGAGCAACGCTGCACGATGGTGGTGAGCTGCGGCGCCGTGACGCGCATGAAAGCGGGCGCCTCGCTGTCCTGTGGGCGCAGATTGATCGGTTCGCGGATCACTGTTCGCCCCCAGTTGCTGTCCCAACTTGTCCCACTTTGGGCCGCCGTTCGAATGCAATCACCTCCGGGTGAAGGTCGCCGTAAGCGCTGCGCAGGATGTAGTAGCCGAGTAATTCCGGCGTAGTGACGCCCTGCTCGACCGCTTTCAGCACCAATTGCCTCGCCTCTTCCATCGGGAGCAGCGCCGTCGCCGTCGCCAGGGGCTTCTTGTCAACCCCCTTCATGCCGCCACCTGCGTCCCAAAGTGGCCCAGTTCGTCACTGACGCCTGCGATGGGAGCGGGCAAAGTGCCTACAGCGCCGAACAACGCCACTTCGGCGATGCGGGCCAGGGCTGCGGAATCGCTCTCGATCCCATAGACCTGCTTGTAGACCTGGAGCGCGTCGTAGGCACGGTCGCGCAGGCGTGTCTTGACCTCGTTCCGATACTCGCTTCGACGTGACATTTCCTCTTCTCCGCTGCGTGCGACAAACCCAGGAGCCAGCCATGAGCCTGTCTTCGAATGCCGGGGCGATGCCCGGAACCTCTGAGCAAAGGGGGATCGGTGCCAGCAGCAAGACTCGCCGCCGGCCAGGCGCCAGAACGGCGCCTCTGCTTTGGACTTCCCCCGGCCCGGGCGCCGTTGCGCCCAGGGTTACCGCTCAACTACTGGCGGCTCCCCCTGTTCGTGGGGGCTACCGCCTTCTTATGTGGCGCGCGCCCGCGGCCATGGAACAATCGAGATCTCTCACCTTCTCAACTACCCACGACAGGGGCGCGCATGACAACCTTCTTCCACGTGACGTCTGCACCCGTAGCGGTCGGCAGCGTGATCGAGCCAGGCAACTGGGGCAACCTGCTGAACCAGTACCGAATCGGCGCTCAAAACATCAAGCCGCTCGGCAATCCGTGGCTCCTTTCCAGGGAACTCGCCTTCGAGCTAACCCGCAGCTCTATCCCTCAGTTCCGCTCAAAGCCGAGCCGCTTGAACTCGTGCTTCTTGTTCACCGACATTGGTCACGCCAACAACCACATGAACACGCAATCGGAGCTGGCCACTCGGATCTTCATCGCCGAGATAGTCGACCCCTCGGCCGCAAGCCATACCGGGGACTACGAACTGATCAACTTGCCGGCGTCGGACTTTCTCCCTGCGATCACGCAGCACGCTCAACGCTATTGGGCTGGCGAATCGCCGCGCGTGCCCGAAGTGCTCACCGAATCCCCTATTCGCCTCGTCAGCGTCGTCAATGGCTGGCCCAACCAATTCAAACCCTCCGCGGAGTAGATGGGTTCACGCCGGGGCAGCCATCGCATTCCACGCCCTCGCCGGACTTCCTGGAACAGCGGAAGCCGGC of the Cupriavidus malaysiensis genome contains:
- a CDS encoding HK97 family phage prohead protease, coding for MIRRAMLERRSAVGGREIRNFALQLKATGDDGTVEGYGSVFGVRDNYDDVIAKGAFAATLAQHKSDGTMPAMLWQHDATEPIGVWTEMVEDAKGLRIKGQLALDTTRGKEAYALLKLGALNGLSIGFVSKQWAYDRDTEVRTLTELDLWEVSLVTFPANEKARVTNIKGASEELVVPKDAERILRDAGFSKADATAFVSRVMRMGEERRDSADSTAQALRAAQRLLSNLHS
- a CDS encoding phage portal protein — its product is MGVLSRGLERRAAALTYDQIAGMIDGVSGGRIAGVVVTDKTALQVATVLACVKAIADGCATPNLTVYREKADGQREKAINIPEYRLLARRPNEWQTSFEWRRQMTVHAALTGAGLSIKVRGDNRRVRELIPVQPGQWDVRRISRYEVRYRCWDEFGLIGEFEPEDVFVLNGLQWDWVKSMNAVTLARSAIGLAMATERSQAAMHGNGLRPSGTYTVTGTLTPEQHDRLTDWIKRQGGPENAGNPLVLDRDAKWMSTALSGVDAQSVETRRLQVEEICRAYGVFPIMVGHSDKTATFASSEAFFAGHVKHTLAPWHRAWTQRMDEMLLDGAGPLYAEFDVRYLLAGSMKDRAVWARTMAEMGIYTRNEIRDEDGKEPLPGLDEPLTPLNTTTKQGNSNDQTGNA
- a CDS encoding terminase large subunit, with product MEWTTACPDWEERLIRGESIIPPPIFPDQAEQALAIFKELRVVDLPGKPTFGECSEQWVFDFVAAIFGGYDAETGKQLIREFFLLISKKNTKSTIAAGIMLTAVILCWREEEEHLILAPTKEVADNSFKPAAGMIRADDELAALFHIQDHIRTITHRVSRATLKVVAADTDTVSGKKSGRILVDEHWLFGSRKDAESMFMEATGGQVSREEGWVIYLTTQSDEPPAGVFKEKLAYYRDVRDGKIDDRKSLGVLYEFPAAMIESKAYLDPANFYITNPNIGRSVSAEWLEDQLRKNRAKTDGTFQQFLAKHLNVEIGLNLRSDRWAGANFWLSRGNSALSLEGLLARSEVVDVGIDGGGLDDLLGLGIIGREAGTSRWLHWGRAWAHPSVLERRQSEAPRFLDFERAGDLVIVQEIGEDIEQLVAIVAQIYATELLDKVGMDPSGVNFDDDLVTAGVPAELLVGISQGWKLGGTIKTVERKLADGTFEHGSQPMMAWSVSNARVEQRANGILITKQASGTAKIDPLMALFDAAHLMSLNPGPKGRSFWDEPQ
- a CDS encoding terminase small subunit; protein product: MALTGKRRVFADAVIAGKSNKDAAIAAGYSVKTASAAGSRLVKDPEVAAYIASRHKGGKKVAAPVEPPPKPAPAFDLGAALAHKDPKAFLIAAMNDLELDPRQRIDAAKALMPFMHKKLGEGGKKEQKDEEAKKVASRFGQAAPPKLVANGGRKV
- a CDS encoding HNH endonuclease — encoded protein: MKQKTRIPMLGARLPMAARPHKAMAPTQSEQRMAGRKLQARRLRIWTNDPTCAGCGQVTAFPAGFELDHRVPLSQGGADTDENCQVLCAGPDGCHAKKTATDFGQTRRRRA
- a CDS encoding helix-turn-helix domain-containing protein, encoding MSTIIMSQCWPLEGMSIAQKAVLISLADNANDQGVCWPAIATIAKRVCASERAVQTAIKWLEDAGALQTKRTTGRSTSYTVTPAEYSPPQEMHPRTARTPAGNAPPQDMHHTPAGDAPHPRSKCGGPPQEMHPNRKEPTKEPSGNRQGAPARGGKAAKSSALFDRFWQAYPKKAAKADAEKAFAKLQVDEGKLEMLLAAIAKQAAQPEWREEKGKFIPHPATWLNGARWLDEAAPQQPAAAGGAPVGSDAAWWETAPGIEAKGADVWRARKPGEEFQRYKVGVFKNAGDGPWRQALLADLLRTKSSAYASVHEYFYGHPPLDATA
- a CDS encoding DUF3606 domain-containing protein, which translates into the protein MADDLKKKDGRDRAKVNKSEAWEVNQVAKKHGVTPAVVKKALEKVGPVRTRVEQEIKKSK
- a CDS encoding DUF1364 family protein is translated as MMFRSQRLLEAVRSFPCQHCNSQDGTVVAAHSNQLRDGKGRGIKAHDYRIAALCYTCHAELDQGRRMTRVEREQMWEAAHRKTIGRLFECGILEVAAR